TGTCACAGCCAATGGCGGCGGCTGCATCGGCGGCCGAACGGGTGCCAGCGGGAAATTCCAGAACATCAATATCGTTTAGCCCGGCCGTTGCGAATGCGCTGGCAAGCCGTTCAGGGGGCGTGATTTTTTTCATGATCCGGTTGCTGCCTGTTTCGCCTTGTTTTTGCGTTTGCGATTAAGAAGGTTAAGCGTTTCGACCCCCAGACTGAAGGCCATTGCGAAATAAATGTAACCTTTGGGGACATGAATTTGCACGCCATCAAGCAGAAGCACAAACCCGACCAGGATCAGAAAAGACAGGGCCAGCATCTTGATCGAGGGGTGGTTATTGACGAAATCGCCAATAAAGCGCGCAGCAAACAGCATCACACCGACCGATATGATCACGGCCAGCATCATCACGGTCAGGTGGTCTACCAGGCCAACAGCGGTAATCACGGAATCCAGCGAGAATATGATATCAAGCAGCATGATCTGGATGATGGTGCCGACAAAACCCGCAACGGCCCTGGTTTCGTGTTCTTCGGGTTCATCAATGGTGTGATGGATTTCCATTGATGCCTTGGCAATCAGGAACAGCCCGCCGACAATCAGGATCAGGTCACGGCCGCTAATGGCGCGGTCTAAAACTTCAAACAGGGGCGATGTCAGCTCCATGACCCAGGCCATGCAGGCCAGCAGCAACAGACGGATCAGCATGGCCCCCAAAAGACCGGCGCGCCTTGCTGCTTTTTGCTGTTTTTGTGGAAGTTTGGCGACAATGACCGACAGAAAAACGATATTGTCGATCCCCAGAACAATTTCGAGTGCCGTCAGGGTAGCAAGACCCACCCACATATGGGGGTCGGCGATCCAGTCAAACATTTAAATACCCGTTTCCGTTTTGTCGCCTGTTCGGCACTGTCGCATCAAGATGTGTCTGCACTGCATCTAACGCAAGCGTGAATTGATTTCGCCGCCCGCAGGCCCGAAAACAGTGCATATCAGGTTGATAACGGCGGTAAAATTTGATTGTTCCGTCATGGTTTTATGCCAGCCTGATGGCGCAGGACCACCTAATGACTTTCCGGGGGAGGAAACATCATGTCCAAAACTGTCACGCTGGCCCGTTTGTTGGCGGCATCCCTATTGGGTGGGGCCGTTGCCCTGGCCGCATTGCCTGCAAGTGCTGACCCCGCACCGGACATGAAAAACTGGGATGCGGTGGTAAAGCAGGCCCAGGGACAAACCGTTTACTGGTACGCCTGGGGTGGGGAACCGCGCATTAATGATTACATCGCCTGGGCGGGCAAACAGGTGCAGGAACGTTATGGCGTTACGGTAAAGCAGGTCAAACTGGCCGATACCGCCGATGCGGTTTCCAAGGTCGTTTCCGAAAAGGCCGCTGGTAAAAACGATGGCGGTGCGGTGGATATGATCTGGATTAACGGTGAAAACTTTGCCGCCATGAAGCGCAATGGCCTGCTGTTTGGCCCATGGGTCGAACAGACACCGAATTTCAAATATGTTGATGTTACGGGCAAACCCACTACGGTTAATGATTTTACCGTGCCGACTGACGGCCTGGAAGCCCCGTGGGGCATGGCGCAGCTTAGCTTTTTTGATGATACGTCGCGCGTGGAAACAGCCCCGCGCAGCGCACAGGAACTGCTGGCATGGCTGCAAAATCATCCCGGCCGGTTCACTTACCCGCAACCGCCCGATTATATGGGATCATCTTTTTTAAAGCAGGTTCTGACCGAACTGGTTGCCGACCCGGCGGTATTGCAAAAACCTGCAAGCAAGGCCGATACCCAAAAGGTCCTGGCCCCGCTTTGGACCTATCTTGCCAAATTGCAGCCGGTTTTGTGGCGCGAAGGCAAGGCTTACCCGGCCAATGGCGCGGCGCTGCGTGCCATGATGGCGGATAATGAAATTGATATCGGCTTTTCCTTTAGCGCAGCCGAGGTTTCGGCCGCGATTGCCAATTTTGAGCTGCCCGATACGGTGCGCAGCTTTGTTTTTGATGGCGGCACGCTGGGCAATACCAACTTTGTCGCCATTCCGTTCAATGCATCGGCCAAGGCCGGTGCCGTGGTGCTGGCCGATTTTTTAATGTCGCCGCAGGCCCAGTTGCGTAAACAGAACCCTGAAATCTGGGGCAGCTTTACCGTGCTGGATATGAACAAAATCCCGGATGCGGACCGCAAGGCATTTGATGCGCTTAATTTGGGTGTTGCCACCCTGTCGCCTGCTGAAATGGGCAATGTCCTGCCGGAACCCCACCCCAGTTGGATGGAACTGGTCGAAAGCGAATGGCAGAAACGTTTTGGCGTTGCCCAATAGGGGCGTTGTCGGGGGATAGCGCAATAACAAAGGATATGGGCTGCCCGTGCTAGGATATGCACCTGTTATCACCGTTCTGTTGATGGTCGGCCCGGTTCTGGCCGGGCTGGTGGGGACGGTGTTGCCGGCTTTTGGCTATTTGCCGGCATTGGGGGGCAATCATGTATCGTTGCTGCCCTGGCAGGAACTTTTTGCACAGCCGGGCCTTTGGATATCGGTGCGCCTGTCGGTTTTAAGTGGACTGTTGGCAACGATAATTTCCTTTGTTTGCGTGATGCTGTTTTGTGCCGCCTGGCAGGGCACGCGGGTTTTTCGGGTGATTGAACGCATTTTGGCCCCGTTATTATCGGTGCCCCATGCGGCGGCGGCATTTGGACTGGCGTTTTTAATTG
The window above is part of the Thalassospira marina genome. Proteins encoded here:
- a CDS encoding TerC family protein, whose product is MFDWIADPHMWVGLATLTALEIVLGIDNIVFLSVIVAKLPQKQQKAARRAGLLGAMLIRLLLLACMAWVMELTSPLFEVLDRAISGRDLILIVGGLFLIAKASMEIHHTIDEPEEHETRAVAGFVGTIIQIMLLDIIFSLDSVITAVGLVDHLTVMMLAVIISVGVMLFAARFIGDFVNNHPSIKMLALSFLILVGFVLLLDGVQIHVPKGYIYFAMAFSLGVETLNLLNRKRKNKAKQAATGS
- a CDS encoding ABC transporter substrate-binding protein gives rise to the protein MSKTVTLARLLAASLLGGAVALAALPASADPAPDMKNWDAVVKQAQGQTVYWYAWGGEPRINDYIAWAGKQVQERYGVTVKQVKLADTADAVSKVVSEKAAGKNDGGAVDMIWINGENFAAMKRNGLLFGPWVEQTPNFKYVDVTGKPTTVNDFTVPTDGLEAPWGMAQLSFFDDTSRVETAPRSAQELLAWLQNHPGRFTYPQPPDYMGSSFLKQVLTELVADPAVLQKPASKADTQKVLAPLWTYLAKLQPVLWREGKAYPANGAALRAMMADNEIDIGFSFSAAEVSAAIANFELPDTVRSFVFDGGTLGNTNFVAIPFNASAKAGAVVLADFLMSPQAQLRKQNPEIWGSFTVLDMNKIPDADRKAFDALNLGVATLSPAEMGNVLPEPHPSWMELVESEWQKRFGVAQ